A genomic stretch from Penicillium digitatum chromosome 4, complete sequence includes:
- a CDS encoding Exocyst complex component Sec15, putative, with the protein MRPMAPMLNEPHVLNQIIISPSDTDYLDQLIPSIRDYSVGNRTPQLLQSLSRFAGDKESEIESICNTNHQEFVSSVNSLLRIREGTVSLTAEILDLNQSIQTSTERLAEQKKALVESRGHRQNIDETSRAIQDCLEVLRLANQVHDLLAKKNHYAALRALEELQNVHLKGVTQYKIAVMIQRSVPATQRAIAEAVMSDLNTWLYRIREMSQYLGEIALFHTDQRKTRQKQRAEKIPYLEHFNLNSAIELVSDEDEEYDLLQNEDLQVDFTPLFECLHIHQSLGHMDKFRIEYATTRRRQKELLLPSSITLVDEDGSSLHNLLEEMAGFAIVERATMKRAPDLRSSVDIDELWDSMCQAAVVLISKALHEVDNAENILNIKNLIALFMQTMNTWNFPVRVFDDFLLILFGKYAELLKKRFSDDFQEIVSTDDYMPMPIQTQEEHDKVLNVSWYSPEQPRDEQVFPCILPFSRMYPLCCIDIRNFLNQFYFFANDGFAKTNLIDETLKNDLDDLLSQKVCDILVERLSSQYLGQIVQILINLEHFELACHELELLLAAARSQNSTGTSIALKATEKFKSNKKAAEKRIFEVVNSKIDDLIETAEYEWMSPTPPTEPSNYMQTLTRFLSNIMNSTLLGLPTEIKELIYFDALSHAANMILAQPLSSDVKKINPNGVAALAKDVEYLAEFVDSLNVPILRENLDELQQTVQLMQADSADEFYDISTRNKKYGRVDAMQGPILLEKLTRSVQAPSKVDKFATLSSRFKKTG; encoded by the exons ATGCGACCCATGGCTCCAATGCTCAATGAGCCACATGTCCTGAACCAA ATTATCATCTCGCCCTCTGACACAGACTATCTGGATCAGCTCATTCCCTCTATCAGAGATTATAGCGTTGGAAACCGCACTCCACAACTCCTGCAGTCACTATCCCGGTTCGCGGGTGACAAGGAGTCCGAGATCGAAAGCATATGCAACACAAATCACCAGGAGTTTGTCTCATCTGTCAATTCACTGCTTCGGATTCGAGAGGGGACAGTGAGCTTGACTGCAGAGATCCTGGACCTGAATCAATCTATCCAAACTAGTACCGAACGCCTAGCCGAGCAGAAGAAAGCACTGGTGGAGTCGCGTGGTCATCGACAGAACATCGATGAGACCAGTCGCGCCATTCAGGATTGCCTGGAGGTGCTGCGTCTAGCTAACCAAGTCCATGACCTCTTGGCAAAGAAGAACCACTACGCCGCGTTGCGGGCATTGGAGGAATTACAAAATGTCCATTTGAAGGGAGTAACGCAATATAAGATTGCGGTCATGATACAACGCTCAGTTCCAGCGACACAAAGAGCTATCGCGGAAGCAGTGATGTCTGATCTCAACACCTGGCTTTACCGCATCCGAGAAATGTCTCAATACCTCGGGGAAATTGCGCTTTTCCACACAGACCAGCGGAAAACCAGACAAAAGCAAAGAGCGGAAAAAATTCCTTACCTAGAGCATTTCAATTTAAACTCCGCGATTGAATTGGTGtctgatgaagacgaagaataTGACCTGCTCCAGAATGAGGATCTTCAGGTTGATTTCACACCGCTGTTCGAGTGCTTGCATATCCATCAATCGTTGGGACATATGGATAAATTCCGGATTGAATACGCGACCACCCGCCGAAGACAAAAGGAGCTCTTGCTTCCGTCTTCTATCACTCTTGTTGATGAAGATGGTTCTAGTCTGCACAATCTCTTGGAGGAGATGGCCGGATTTGCCATTGTTGAACGGGCCACAATGAAAAGAGCTCCCGATCTTAGGTCATCCGTCGAT ATTGACGAACTCTGGGATTCTATGTGCCAAGCGGCTGTTGTGTTGATATCGAAAGCACTTCATGAAGTCGACAACGCTGAAAACATTCTCAACATCAAGAATTTGATTGCTCTATTCATGCAGACGATGAAT ACGTGGAACTTCCCTGTGCGGGTCTTTGATGATTTCTTGTTGATACTCTTTGGCAAATATGCCGAActtttgaagaagagatTCAGTGATGATTTTCAGGAG ATTGTATCAACGGATGATTATATGCCCATGCCCATACAGACACAAGAGGAGCATGACAAGGTCCTCAACGTTAGCTGGTACAGCCCCGAACAACCTCGCGATGAACAAGT GTTCCCATGCATATTGCCATTTTCCCGAATGTATCCGCTGTGTTGCATTGATATCCGGAATTTTCTGAACCAGTTCTACTTCTTCGCGAATGATGGCTTTGCAAAAACGAATTTGATTGATGAGACACTGAAGAAT GATCTGGATGACCTCCTTTCACAAAAGGTCTGCGACATTTTAGTGGAGCGTCTTTCCTCGCAGTACCTAGGCCAAATCGTTCAGATTCTTATCAATTTAGAACACTTCGAGTTGGCTTGCCACGAGCTGGAACTCCTATTGGCAGCAGCCCGATCCCAGAACTCTACCGGCACCTCAATCGCGCTGAAGGCTACTGAAAAGTTCAAAAGCAACAAAAAGGCAGCGGAGAAGCGTATCTTTGAGGTAGTCAATTCAAAAATCGATGACCTTATCGAGACAGCAGAGTATGAGTGGATGTCCCCTACACCTCCCACAGAGCCGAGCAATTACATGCAAACCTTGACTCGATTCTTATCCAACATCATGAACTCCACATTGCTGGGTCTGCCGACGGAAATCAAAGAGCTCATCTACTTTGATGCCCTTAGTCATGCTGCTAACATGATTCTG GCGCAACCATTGTCCTCAGATGTAAAGAAAATCAATCCCAACGGAGTGGCAGCACTAGCAAAAGATGTTGAATACCTCGCCGAATTTGTGGACAGCTTGAATGTCCCAATTCTTCGCGAGAACCTCGACGAGTTGCAGCAAACCGTGCAGTTGATGCAAGCGGACAGCGCGGACGAGTTTTACGACATTTCCACGAGGAACAAGAAATATGGACGCGTTGATGCCATGCAAGGGCCCATTTTGCTGGAAAA GCTTACACGCAGCGTTCAAGCTCCCTCTAAGGTGGATAAGTTTGCAACTCTCTCATCACGTTTCAAGAAGACTGGGTAA
- a CDS encoding Ribonuclease MRP protein subunit, producing MEEIMAVHSMLHLIFHRNKNQHRRTKWWKWLSILKRATLDLTRSGVKSRFVTIIPKCYIAFSTVVADNQFSALGIVLLAALARLSKVTGISHQLKMQPVTSKSKIIPVVKEDLGESIHRIGNALLTPAKASQSYSKVSKEKPMEKPTEDGVSKSSSKRKKKKNAIDDLFSGLF from the exons ATGGAGGAAATCATGGCAGTCCACTCGATGCTTCATCTGATCTTTCATCGCAATAAGAATCAGCATCGTCGAACCAAGTGGTGGAAATGGCTATCCATTTTGAAACGCGCCACCTTGGATCTCACCCGATCGGGGGTAAAATCCCGCTTCGTCACAATAATCCCAAAATGCTACAT TGCTTTTTCAACTGTCGTAGCCGATAACCAATTCTCTGCCCTTGGAATCGTGCTGCTAGCCGCGTTGGCGCGACTGTCCAAAGTCACCGGGATCAGTCATCAGCTGAAGATGCAGCCTGTGACAAGCAAGTCCAAGATTATTCCTGTGGTAAAGGAGGATCTTGGGGAGAGTATACATCGGATTGGCAATGCGCTACTCACTCCGGCCAAGGCTTCCCAGTCTTATTCCAAGGTCTCCAAAGAGAAGCCCATGGAAAAGCCCACGGAGGACGGTGtttcaaagagttcatcgaaaaggaaaaagaagaagaacgccATCGATGATTTGTTCAGCGGTTTATTTTGA
- a CDS encoding Purine nucleoside phosphorylase I, inosine and guanosine-specific, with protein sequence MTKIDLSSFERANEAISYLRTKLPETLQKPQVAIVCGSGLGGLADTIQPETRIEFDYASIPHFPRSTVVGHAGKLVFGLLGQKIPAVLMVGRAHYYEGHSIDQVTFPIRVFKQLQVNTVVLTNAAGGLNSLYDVGDIVLLNDHLFLAGLAGTHPLRGANEDEFGVRFPPLSDAYDLELRRHVHQSWKKVTSPESKRQLHEGVYAFCGGPTYETRAESRMLRMLGADVVGMSTVPEIVTARHCGLRVLAFSLVTNKAVLSPVPRGDDDLLQNKAAGELSALLEEGMAGHEEVLEAGRAAAIDMQKLVVETLMDVFGSV encoded by the exons ATGACAAAGATCGACCTGTCCTCGTTCGAGCGAGCCAACGAAGCAATCTCTTACCTCAGAACCAAGTTGCCAGAGACCCTGCAAAAGCCTCAAGTTGCAATTGTGTGTGGCTCAGGACTAGGAGGGCTTGCAGATACTATTCAACCCGAGACACGGATTGAATTTGACTACGCATCCATCCCCCATTTTCCTCGTTCAACAG TCGTTGGTCATGCTGGAAAGCTGGTTTTTGGGCTTCTCGGCCAGAAAATCCCGGCAGTGTTGATGGTTGGCCGTGCTCA TTACTACGAGGGGCACTCGATCGACCAGGTGACATTCCCAATTCGAGTGTTCAAGCAACTGCAAGTGAATACTGTTGTCT TGACCAATGCGGCCGGAGGGTTGAATTCTCTGTATGATGTGGGAGACATCGTTCTATTGAATGAC CATCTCTTCCTCGCAGGTTTGGCAGGAACTCACCCATTGAGAGGAGCCAATGAAGATGAATTTGGAGTGCGATTCCCACCCCTGTCTGATGCCTATGACCTTGAGCTTCGTCGCCATGTGCATCAGTCCTGGAAGAAAGTCACATCACCAGAAAGCAAGAGACAGCTGCACGAGGGTGTATATGCATTTTGCGGAGGCCCCAC CTACGAGACTAGAGCCGAAAGCCGGATGCTTCGAATGCTTGGCGCCGATGTGGTTGGAATGTCCACAGTACCGGAAATTGTCACCGCCAGACATTGCGGCTTGCGAGTGCTTGCATTCAGTTTGGTCACTAACAAGGCCGTGTTGTCTCCTGTGCCTCgcggagatgacgatttaCTTCAGAATAAAGCAGCAGGTGAACTCAGCGCTCTCCTAGAAGAGGGCATGGCAGGGCACGAAGAGGTTCTTGAAGCTGGCCGCGCGGCAGCCATTGACATGCAG AAACTGGTTGTCGAAACCCTTATGGATGTCTTTGGTAGCGTTTAA
- a CDS encoding CCAAT-binding factor complex subunit HapE has protein sequence MEQSPQGSSQQSRQQPQPFYDVKNGGHYGASAALSAQGYAPVAELYTGTWANVNQGLQGTARDILTTYWQHVINHLESDNHDYKIHQLPLARIKKVMKADPEVKMISAEAPILFAKGCDIFITELTMRAWIHAEDNKRRTLQRSDIAAALSKSDMFDFLIDIVPREEATSHAKRSSQAVGTAPGPSAAPGQLPPASHGVQPHQHMGPADYASLGQHGMPQDQEYRPQPAMYPGAVQSDPTAAYGQPQSQMFEGMYAYPHLPPQQ, from the exons ATGGAACAATCCCCTCAAGGCTCTTCGCAGCAGAGCAGACAACAGCCGCAGCCGTTTTATGATGTTAAAAATGGGGGTCATTATG GTGCTAGCGCAGCG CTTTCGGCGCAAGGTTATGCACCAGTTGCCGAGTTGTACACTGGAACCTGGGCCAAC GTAAACCAGGGCCTTCAAGGAACCGCGCGAGACATCCTGACGACCTACTGGCAGCATGTCATTAACCATCTGGAATCAGACAACCACGATTACAAGATCCACCAGTTGCCATTGGCCCGAATCAAAAAGGTGATGAAGGCGGACCCAGAGGTCAAGATGATATCCGCAGAGGCACCCATCTTGTTTGCCAAGGGCTGTGATATTTTCATTACTGAGCTGACTATGCGTGCCTGGATTCATGCCGAGGACAACAAGCGTCGTACCCTCCAGCGATCCGATATTGCCGCGGCTCTATCCAAATCCGACATGTTTGACTTCCTCATTGATATAGTTCCCCGCGAGGAGGCAACTTCTCATGCTAAGCGGTCGAGTCAGGCTGTCGGCACCGCTCCAGGACCTTCTGCTGCTCCTGGTCAACTGCCCCCTGCCTCGCATGGAGTCCAACCACACCAGCACATGGGTCCTGCCGACTACGCCTCCCTTGGCCAGCACGGTATGCCTCAAGACCAGGAGTACCGCCCGCAACCTGCTATGTACCCCGGAGCCGTTCAATCAGACCCAACTGCGGCCTATGGTCAGCCTCAATCCCAAATGTTCGAGGGGATGTATGCCTACCCACACCTCCCTCCCCAGCAG TGA
- a CDS encoding Nucleolus protein required for cell viability, putative, giving the protein MADSTCVNHAQEDLTDDQIQQLLLEAETRLKAPNMLCSQTDDLASLRIPKLSPGSSLESYIRQGDDIATVDATKITDQQQKGLANSLRVIEIKKVNTDKPTAGPEWFNLPKTEMTPELKRDLQLIRMRSVLDPKRHYKKENGKAKPPEYSQVGTIIEGPAEFFSNRITKKDRKKNFVEETLALERGTKRFQAKYRDIQAKKSSGKKSFYKDLQAKRIRKNK; this is encoded by the exons ATGGCTGACTCAACATGTGTGAATCATGCCCAGGAAGACCTGACTGATGATCAGATTCAGCAGTTGCTTCTCGAGGCAGAGACTCGACTGAAGGCCCCCAATATGCTATGCAGCCAGACTGATGATCTAGCATCTCTTAG GATCCCGAAATTGTCACCTGGGTCCTCGTTGGAATCCTATATTCGCCAGGGAGATGACATTGCTACTGTTGATGCTACAAAGATCACCGATCAACAGCAGAAGGGGTTGGCCAACTCTCTTCGCGTGATTGAGATCAAGAAAGTGAATACT GATAAGCCCACTGCTGGGCCTGAGTGGTTCAACCTCCCCAAGACAGAAATGACCCCAGAGCTCAAGAGGGATCTGCAGCTCATCAGGATGCGCTCTGTGCTTGATCCCAAGCGTCACTACAAGAAAGAGAATGGCAAGGCCAAACCACCAGAATATTCTCAGGTTGGAACAATCATTGAGGGCCCTGCCGAGTTCTTTAGCAATCGTATAACCAAGAAGGACCGCAAGAAGAACTTTGTCGAGGAAACATTGGCACTCGAGCGTGGTACCAAGCGCTTCCAGGCCAAATACAGGGACATTCAAGCCAAAAAATCAAGCGGAAAGAAGTCTTTCTACAAGGACCTGCAGGCTAAGAGAATCCGGAAGAATAAGTGA
- a CDS encoding Meiosis protein MEI2, putative produces MPLGVIQLANLIEHGKVFSNSRIAIGAACCIQPNWTVRPTGDPFAGWSNETGSARAPPSQTTTTTSGSCYAYPVPSAFDQANTQYQCSSVSPQLTRTINAAHYSIGQSQFPLVSAQVSPTSAGPGGMRYSPSHAQASQSLPRMQYSPHFSTHTQAHLGASQHPLSPVQTAIANARLFATTRDLAVGNITASNNALAHASPDNQACRITGTTKLSSRSLPGGTHEVTEKHRSLIVHNVSLDATHRSIVMMFPIDEYPSLEDVCLKKFEAEGMFSFSFGDLREAIHAMKKIRLTRPTWRVFPASGEEIANFKGTNRVKGAALSSSVPQDGAFLLSVYAIPSQWLMEPMDDVVQHVAASLGTLRSCKLIENGTNMSRYQVEYFNKRHATYAFSCLGGFRLESLRFNVSIDAQEEMHILPHLRTTSFGSPQSPLTPYHLVSKESEVEEKVDISPASEEGQTSAEHAINLDRIRQGLDVRSTVMIRNIPNKITSNQLKSILDESSYGKYDFLYLRMDFTHRCNVGYAFMNFGDAIDIVNLVHARQGKTWPDCISEKRAEVSYATLQGKEALVNKFRNSNVMTRPHEERPRLFHIDGPRAGTEAAFPGPNDASKLRRSVASTTQQGLFAPRNRAPTTPRANRTRPQSQSFSQTPRGRPSIHTPRHSGGRSVQHAPGEFSSMQTEDRQFMSQKN; encoded by the exons ATGCCTCTGGGA GTCATTCAACTTGCCAACCT AATTGAACATGGAAAGGTTTTCTCCAACTCGAGGATCGCCATCGGAGCAGCTTGCTGCATTCAACCCAATTGG ACAGTTCGTCCGACTGG TGATCCATTTGCCGGTTGGTCTAATGAGACAGGGTCTGCGCGTGCCCCCCCGTCTCAAACTACTACTACAACCTCCGGTTCTTGCTACGCCTATCCAGTGCCTTCAGCTTTCGACCAGGCGAACACTCAGTACCAGTGCTCGTCTGTTTCGCCTCAGCTGACTCGCACAATTAACGCAGCTCACTATTCAATCGGCCAATCCCAGTTTCCATTGGTTTCTGCCCAGGTGTCTCCTACCAGCGCTGGTCCTGGTGGAATGCGATACTCGCCTTCCCATGCCCAGGCATCTCAGTCGCTTCCTCGGATGCAATACTCACCTCATTTTTCGACTCATACTCAGGCACATCTGGGAGCATCTCAGCACCCGCTCTCTCCTGTTCAGACAGCTATTGCCAACGCTCG TTTGTTCGCAACCACTCGTGATCTTGCAGTTGGAAATATCACTGCCTCCAACAATGCACTGGCCCATGCCTCCCCCGATAACCAAGCTTGTCGCATCACTGGTACAACCAAATTATCTTCACGATCCCTCCCCGGCGGAACTCATGAGGTTACTGAAAAGCATCGAAGCCTTATCGTGCACAATGTCTCTCTCGATGCCACGCACCGCTCTATTGTTATGATGTTCCCT ATTGATGAATATCCTTCCCTTGAGGATGTTTGTCTCAAGAAATTTGAGGCTGAGGGCATGTTTTCGTTTTCGTTTGGCGACCTTCGAGAGGCCATCCACGCCATGAAAAAAATTCGCCTAACTCGTCCTACATGGCGCGTCTTCCCGGCCAGTGGCGAAGAGATTGCCAATTTCAAGGGAACCAACAGAGTCAAGGGAGCCGCTTTGTCTAGCTCTGTTCCTCAAGATGGCGCATTCTTGCTTTCTGTGTACGCCATCCCAAGCCAGTGGCTCATGGAACCTATGGACGATGTTGTTCAACATGTTGCCGCTTCCCTTGGCACCCTGCGTTCTTGCAAACTTATCGAGAATGGAACAAACATGAGTCGATACCAAGTTGAATATTTCAACAAACGTCATGCGACTTATGCTTTTTCTTGTCTCGGTGGGTTTAGGCTCGAa AGTCTTCGCTTTAATGTCTCTATTGATGCGCAAGAAGAAATGCATATTCTGCCTCATCTTCGAACCACCAGCTTTGGCTCCCCTCAGAGCCCTCTGACGCCTTATCACCTTGTGTCCAAAGAGAGCGAGGTCGAGGAGAAAGTCGATATTTCTCCGGCTTCTGAGGAGGGTCAGACAAGTGCAGAACATGCTATTAATCTCGACCGAATCAGGCAAGGATTAGATGTTCGCAGCACT GTCATGATCCGCAACATTCCCAACAAGATAACATCG AACCAGTTGAAATCCATTCTCGATGAGTCCAGCTATGGGAAGTATGACTTCCTTTACCTGCGCATGG ATTTTACTCACCGTTGCAA CGTCGGTTATGCGTTCATGAACTTTGGTGAT GCAATTGACATTGTGAAT CTTGTGCACGCTCGGCAGGGCAAGACTTG GCCCGACTGCATCTCCGAGAAGAGGGCGGAGGTTTCCTACGCCA CACTTCAAGGAAAGGAGGCTCTCGTAAACAAGTTCCGCAACAGTAACGTTATGACCCGTCCTCACGAAGAGCGACCTCGA CTTTTCCATATCGACGGTCCCCGCGCGGGTACCGAGGCGGCTTTCCCCGGTCCTAATGATGCCAGTAAGCTCCGTCGTTCGGTTGCTAGCACCACTCAGCAAG GCCTCTTTGCACCTCGAAATAGAGCTCCCACTACGCCTCGTGCCAACCGTACGCGGCCTCAGTCTCAGTCCTTCAGTCAGACTCCTCGAGGTCGACCATCAATCCACACACCCCGGCATTCTGGCGGACGATCGGTCCAGCATGCCCCTGGCGAATTTTCTTCGATGCAGACAGAGGACCGTCAATTCATGTCGCAGAAGAATTAA
- a CDS encoding GPI ethanolamine phosphate transferase 2, whose protein sequence is MAGFHSWATVIANLLVPVGMLTFSSGFFPYKPLIPGFATFDETCEDFSAPAVFDKVIFMVVDALRSDFVYSNDSGFLFTQSLIRSGAALPFTAYASAPTVTMPRLKAITTGSVPSFLDVILNIAESDTTSTLAYQDTWLAQLKATGGRLVMYGDDTWLKLFPGMFDRADGTTSFFVSDFTEVDHNVTRHVPNELAQDDWSALIMHYLGLDHIGHKAGPKSPFMIPKQHEMDSVVTEIYTAMQQQDHLQSTLFVLCGDHGMNEAGNHGGSSAGETSPALLFMSPKFEGLGSRRESPVEPLGDMQYYQTVEQADIAPTLAGLLGIPIPLNSLGVFIPDFLEMWDHGSHKFRILYQNAEQLLYTLTTTFPGSTFGPDSTATCASGVLSGIEGAQCAWARVQQLVSGRDDADDFYSRAGPALLQFLRIAQEVMSHTASNYDVFRLTLGLLITGVAGLLVLPATFKECTRHGSSGMFLMLMIISCGMMMFASSYVEEEQQFWYWICSGWMVYLHIKSQSRSSNPILRKRFGSLGYWFEKCIILGLVITQRLLRRWNQTGQKFAAEPDIARTFFARHPEIFWGLLILTYVDAGSHLLKSTPITGILKPGVLAPAVLAFTFKMHFVTSESPELVDGTFILQIMKVWPYSLSLVLHARLVFYGLAVVVLLAFFFGKRPRVSRAHDVIHEALHIFLMTQSRAANVPLFLIFRIQAGILSSMNLTGIEVTITTLIFQYMTFFAFGGSNAISSVDLASGYNGIDRYSVVLVGILTFASNWAGPIWWASQSHRLRPRNPTEQNPTALLTFQIAMSLVSVMAACTALRTHLFIWTVFSPKYLYSMAWATANHVAVNLLGELIFSRSRHRHS, encoded by the exons ATGGCGGGCTTTCACAGCTGGGCGACAGTCATTGCCAATTTGCTGGTGCCCGTGGGCATGCTTACCTTCTCTTCAGGATTCTTCCCTTACAAACCGTTGATTCCTGGATTCGCGACTTTTGATGAAACATGCGAGGATTTCTCAGCACCTGCTGTCTTTGATAAAGTTATCTTCATGGTGGTCGATGCACTAAGGAG CGACTTTGTATATTCGAACGACTCGGGTTTCTTGTTTACACAGAG CTTGATCCGATCCGGTGCTGCATTGCCATTCACTGCCTACGCGAGTGCTCCGACTGTCACAATGCCTCGATTAAAAGCCATCACAACTGGTTCGGTTCCATCTTTTCTGGATGTTATTCTCAACATCGCAGAATCAGATACCACATCAACACTGGCATACCAGGACACCTGGTTGGCGCAATTAAAGGCCACAGGAGGACGGCTTGTGATGTACGGGGACGACACCTGGCTCAAGCTCTTCCCGGGGATGTTTGACCGAGCTGATGGAACTACAAGCTTCTTCGTGTCG GACTTCACAGAAGTAGATCATAATGTGACTCGACACGTTCCTAACGAGCTTGCccaggatgactggtctgcTTTGATCATGCATTACCTAGGTCTGGATCACATAGGACATAAGGCTGGCCCGAAAAG TCCCTTCATGATACCGAAACAGCATGAGATGGATTCTGTGGTGACTGAAATCTATACCGCAATGCAGCAACAAGACCATCTTCAATCTACACTTTTCGTGTTGTGCGGAGATCATGGCATGAATGAAGCTGGAAACCACGGCGGGTCCTCTGCTGGAGAAACGTCCCCCGCGTTGCTTTTCATGTCACCTAAGTTTGAAGGCTTGGGTAGCCGAAGAGAAAGCCCAGTGGAACCGTTAGGCGATATGCAGTACTACCAGACGGTCGAGCAAGCGGATATTGCTCCAACCTTGGCGGGGCTTCTTGGTATTCCAATTCCTTTAAACAGTCTTGGTGTATTCATCCCAGACTTTTTAGAGATGTGGGATCATG GTTCTCATAAATTTCGAATCTTGTATCAAAATGCCGAGCAGCTACTGTACACGTTGACCACTACATTCCCTGGATCTACGTTTGGTCCCGATAGCACCGCAACCTGTGCTTCAGGAGTTCTGTCGGGTATTGAGGGGGCTCAATGTGCTTGGGCTCGAGTCCAGCAACTTGTCTCCGGCAGGGATGACGCAGATGATTTTTACTCTAGGGCCGGTCCTGCTTTGTTACAGTTCCTAAGGATTGCACAGGAGGTCATGAGCCATACTGCTAGTAACTATGACGTCTTCAGACTCACTCTGGGTTTGTTGATCACGGGGGTTGCAGGTCTGCTTGTACTTCCGGCTACATTCAAGGAATGCACACGGCACGGATCTTCCGGGATGTTTTTAATGCTCATGATCATCTCCTGTGGGATGATGATGTTTGCGAGTAGCTAtgtggaagaagagcaacAGTTCTGGTATTGGATCTGCTCGGGATGGATGGTCTACCTGCACATCAAATCGCAATCTCGGTCATCAAACCCGATCTTACGCAAACGTTTTGGATCATTGGGATATTGGTTTGAGAAATGTATCATTCTTGGGCTCGTCATCACCCAGCGGCTCTTGCGACGATGGAACCAAACGGGACAGAAATTCGCGGCCGAACCTGATATTGCTCGCACCTTCTTTGCACGCCATCCTGAAATCTTCTGGGGTCTTCTTATCCTCACCTACGTGGATGCTGGTAGTCATCTTCTCAAGAGTACACCAATCACTGGAATATTGAAGCCCGGTGTCTTGGCCCCAGCCGTGTTGGCTTTCACGTTCAAAATGCACTTTGTGACTTCGGAATCTCCAGAACTCGTCGATGGGACGTTCATCTTGCAAATCATGAAGGTGTGGCCCTATAGTCTGTCGTTGGTTTTACATGCCAGGCTTGTGTTCTACGGACTTGCTGTCGTTGTCCTGCTAGCGTTCTTTTTTGGAAAACGGCCAAGAGTCTCCCGAG CACATGATGTAATCCATGAAGCTCTTCATATCTTCCTAATGACGCAGTCCCGTGCCGCTAACGTCCCCTTGTTCCTAATTTTCCGAATCCAGGCCGGCATTCTCTCTTCCATGAACCTCACGGGGATCGAAGTGACCATCACAACCTTGATCTTCCAGTACATGACGTTTTTCGCGTTTGGTGGCTCCAATGCAATCTCCTCTGTGGATCTTGCCAGTGGATATAACGGCATTGACCGCTATAGCGTGGTGCTAGTGGGGATTCTCACCTTCGCGAGCAACTGGGCAGGACCCATTTGGTGGGCTTCACAGAGCCATCGTCTCCGGCCAAGGAATCCTACGGAACAAAACCCCACGGCACTGTTAACCTTCCAAATCGCTATGTCTTTAGTGTCTGTCATGGCCGCCTGTACAGCTCTCCGGACGCATCTTTTTATCTGGACCGTTTTCTCCCCCAAATATCTCTACAGCATGGCGTGGGCCACTGCCAATCATGTTGCTGTCAATTTACTGGGCGAGTTGATTTTCTCTCGATCTCGACATCGTCATTCATAA